A section of the Mycobacteriales bacterium genome encodes:
- a CDS encoding alcohol dehydrogenase catalytic domain-containing protein, translating into MRAAVYHGAKDVRLEELSRPRPGAGEVLLRVLRSGMCGTDATEWKAGPRTFPVAHRHPVTGHQGPMVLGHEFVGEVVERGAAATTELGAVAASGAGVSCGRCDRCRQHRTNLCRSYYTLGLNTAGGMAEYVAVPESTLVPVPAGLSLDAAGLAQPLAVGLHAARRSGAADGDKVVLIGAGAIGTFVLAGLTHLADVDLTVVDFPGSRLERALRLGATRVVPVGADGVSGADIVIEASGADGQLDAAIGLARPGGTVLQVGIPAAPQPIDVHTLVFREIGIRTTLAHVCGDDLAPALDLLTRTPLAAELLEGVHPLGALAGQLDRLAGGQLEGKVLFDPTLEG; encoded by the coding sequence ATGCGGGCAGCGGTGTACCACGGCGCGAAGGACGTCCGGCTCGAGGAGCTGTCCCGACCCCGGCCGGGCGCGGGCGAGGTGCTGCTGCGGGTGCTGCGCTCGGGCATGTGCGGCACCGACGCGACCGAGTGGAAGGCCGGCCCGCGGACGTTCCCGGTGGCGCACAGGCACCCGGTCACCGGGCACCAGGGGCCGATGGTCCTCGGCCACGAGTTCGTCGGCGAGGTCGTCGAGCGCGGGGCAGCCGCGACGACCGAGCTGGGTGCGGTCGCCGCCAGCGGGGCCGGTGTCTCCTGTGGACGGTGCGACCGCTGCCGGCAGCACCGGACCAATCTCTGCCGGTCGTACTACACGCTCGGCCTGAACACCGCCGGCGGCATGGCCGAGTACGTCGCGGTGCCGGAGTCCACGCTCGTCCCGGTCCCGGCCGGGCTGAGCCTCGACGCCGCCGGGCTGGCCCAGCCGCTCGCGGTCGGCCTGCACGCGGCCCGGCGCTCCGGCGCCGCCGACGGCGACAAGGTCGTGCTGATCGGCGCCGGCGCGATCGGCACGTTCGTGCTGGCCGGCCTGACGCACCTGGCCGACGTGGACCTGACCGTCGTCGACTTCCCGGGATCGCGGCTGGAGCGGGCGCTGCGGCTGGGCGCCACCCGGGTGGTCCCGGTCGGTGCGGACGGGGTATCCGGCGCCGACATCGTGATCGAGGCCAGCGGGGCCGACGGGCAGCTGGACGCCGCGATCGGGCTGGCCCGGCCCGGCGGGACCGTGCTGCAGGTGGGCATCCCGGCCGCGCCGCAGCCGATCGACGTACACACGCTGGTGTTCCGGGAGATCGGCATCCGGACCACCCTGGCCCACGTCTGCGGCGATGACCTCGCCCCCGCGCTCGACCTGCTGACCCGCACGCCGCTGGCGGCCGAGCTGCTGGAGGGCGTGCACCCGCTCGGCGCGCTGGCCGGCCAGCTGGACCGGCTCGCCGGCGGGCAGCTGGAAGGCAAGGTTCTCTTCGACCCGACCCTGGAGGGATGA
- a CDS encoding Xaa-Pro peptidase family protein, with protein MPSSTATFGTNAVDWEDRIQFARLRAERLARLRAQLERSELGAVLAFDFANIRYMSATHIGTWAMDKLIRFALLTRTTDPIVWDFGSAAKHHQLYDPWLSTTGSLADADLEAPHHNGTRPRRESGARAGISTLRGAFHPDAGIAEELAQKIKRELEKFGVADEPLGVDVVELPILFALQKAGITVADGQQVFMEARRVKTQDEISLLTQAASMVDAAYDELYQFLRPGVRENEAVGLVAKTLYDLGSEYVEGVNAISGERCSPHPHVYSDRVIRPGDPAFFDILHSYNGYRTCYYRTFAIGSASRAQNDAYVRSREYMDRAIAKVRPGATTADIVAEWPRAQEFGFPDEEAAFGLQYGHGVGLSIWEKPIFSRLVSLEHPEVLEEGMFFALETYWPSADGVGAARIEEELVVTATGCEVVTKFPAEDLLVAGQRYYGVGGQLSTLREAQSHLNTAAGRGEH; from the coding sequence ATGCCCAGCAGCACAGCCACGTTCGGCACGAACGCCGTCGACTGGGAGGACCGCATCCAGTTCGCCCGGCTGCGCGCGGAGCGGCTCGCCCGGCTGCGCGCACAGCTGGAGCGCTCCGAGCTGGGCGCCGTGCTGGCCTTCGACTTCGCCAACATCCGCTACATGTCCGCCACCCACATCGGCACCTGGGCGATGGACAAGCTGATCCGGTTCGCGCTGCTGACCCGGACGACCGACCCGATCGTCTGGGACTTCGGCTCCGCGGCCAAGCACCACCAGCTGTACGACCCGTGGCTCTCGACGACCGGGAGCCTGGCCGACGCCGACCTGGAGGCGCCGCACCACAACGGCACCCGGCCGCGGCGGGAGAGCGGCGCCCGGGCCGGGATCTCCACCCTGCGCGGCGCCTTCCATCCCGACGCCGGGATCGCCGAGGAGCTGGCGCAGAAGATCAAGCGCGAGCTGGAGAAGTTCGGCGTCGCCGACGAGCCGCTCGGCGTCGACGTGGTCGAGCTGCCGATCCTGTTCGCACTGCAGAAGGCCGGGATCACCGTCGCCGACGGTCAGCAGGTCTTCATGGAGGCGCGGCGGGTGAAGACCCAGGACGAGATCTCACTGCTGACCCAGGCCGCCTCGATGGTCGACGCCGCGTACGACGAGCTGTACCAGTTCCTGCGCCCGGGCGTCCGCGAGAACGAGGCCGTCGGCCTGGTCGCCAAGACCCTCTACGACCTCGGCTCCGAGTACGTCGAGGGCGTCAACGCGATCTCCGGCGAGCGCTGCTCGCCGCACCCGCACGTCTACTCGGACCGGGTCATCCGCCCCGGCGACCCGGCCTTCTTCGACATCCTGCACAGCTACAACGGCTACCGGACCTGCTACTACCGCACGTTCGCGATCGGGTCGGCGTCCCGGGCCCAGAACGACGCGTACGTCCGGTCCCGGGAGTACATGGACCGGGCCATCGCGAAGGTCCGGCCGGGCGCGACGACCGCGGACATCGTGGCGGAGTGGCCGCGGGCGCAGGAGTTCGGCTTCCCGGACGAGGAGGCGGCCTTCGGCCTCCAGTACGGCCACGGCGTGGGACTGTCCATCTGGGAGAAGCCGATCTTCTCCCGGCTGGTCTCGCTGGAACACCCCGAGGTGCTGGAGGAGGGCATGTTCTTCGCGCTGGAGACGTACTGGCCCTCGGCCGACGGGGTCGGGGCCGCGCGGATCGAGGAGGAACTGGTGGTGACCGCGACCGGCTGCGAGGTGGTGACCAAGTTCCCGGCCGAGGACCTGCTCGTGGCCGGGCAGCGCTACTACGGCGTCGGCGGCCAGCTGTCCACGCTGCGGGAGGCGCAGTCCCACCTGAACACCGCGGCGGGCCGTGGTGAGCACTGA